Proteins co-encoded in one Sebastes fasciatus isolate fSebFas1 chromosome 11, fSebFas1.pri, whole genome shotgun sequence genomic window:
- the LOC141777804 gene encoding uncharacterized protein LOC141777804 isoform X16, whose amino-acid sequence MGDPSNPVESVTSPVVTAIPTVIAGEVQDGTKTQSANKNGKKSDSGSSSSFFTWFIVLALLGVWTSVAVVYFDLVDYQGVLGLKEKAVVVTSRHEEAAAPVETAEPEAVFEPEPVYVEDVIEAAVAEDTSAPPPEPEPEVAAESEPEPEPEAEPEAEPEPVETPEVIEEDPEVLEEEEEEAAPAVEEEEVPAVEEEEEVPAVEEEEEVPAVEEEEEALAVEEEEEALAVEEEEEAPAVEEEEEEEEAPAVEEEEAPAVEEEEEEEEAAPAVEEEEEEEEAAPAVEEEAVPVEEVAEIMADQPEEEAVEEEEPAAAEETEEEAAAEEVASDVDTLEEESTPTEEAVEEMEEEAAPLEEPAEEPTEEEEAPTEETVEQESAPSEEPAEEDAAPTEETEEESAVEEDAAPTEEAPEEAADTEATPEEVVVEEQTVPVTETEEEEVEHEEEEAAEEVAEFVETEEPLQDEPTET is encoded by the exons ATGGGTGATCCATCGAACCCGGTCGAGTCCGTCACATCTCCTGTCGTCACGGCGATACCCACGGTGATAGCTGGGGAAGTGCAAG ATGGTACTAAAACCCAATCAGCCAATAAGAATGGAAAGAAGTCTGACTCTGGGTCCAGCAGCAGCTTCTTCACCTGGTTCATTGTCCTGGCCCTGCTGGGTGTCTGGACGTCTGTAGCCGTGGTCTACTTCGACCTGGTCGACTATCAGGGAGTCCTTG GGCTGAAAGAGAAGGCTGTTGTGGTCACCTCCCGTCATGAAGAGGCCGCTGCCCCGGTGGAGACGGCTGAACCAGAAG ctGTTTTTGAGCCTGAACCTGTTTATGTGGAGGATGTGATTGAAGCTGCCGTAGCCGAGGACACTTCTGCACCACCACCAG AGCCTGAACCTGAGGTAGCAGCCGagtctgaacctgaacctgagcCCGAGGCCGAGCCCGAGGCTGAACCAGAACCTGTGGAGACTCCTGAG GTGATTGAGGAGGATCCAGaggtgctggaggaggaggaagaggaggcggctcctgcagtggaggaggaggaggttcctgcagtggaggaagaggaggaggttcctgcagtggaggaagaggaggaggttcctgcagtggaggaagaggaggaggctcttgcagtggaggaagaggaggaggctcttgcagtggaggaagaggaggaggctcctgcagtggaggaggaggaggaggaggaggaggctcctgcagtggaagaggaagaggctcctgcagtggaagaggaagaggaagaggaggaggcagctcctgcagtggaagaggaggaggaggaggaggaggcggctcctgcagtggaggaggag GCTGTTCCAGTTGAGGAGGTCGCAGAGATAATGGCAGATCAGCCTGAAGAGGAGGCCGTGGAAGAGGAGGAACCTGCTGCGGCTGAGGAGACCgaggaggaggctgctgctgAAGAGGTGGCATCAGACGTTGACACTTTAGAGGAAGAGAGCACTCCCACAGAAGAAGCTGTcgaggagatggaggaagaggcAGCTCCTTTAGAGGAACCTGCTGAGGAGCCCACTGAAGAGGAGGAAGCTCCAACAGAAGAAACTGTAGAACAGGAGTCAGCGCCTTCAGAGGAACCTGCTGAAGAGGACGCAGCCCCAACAGAAGAAACTGAGGAGGAGTCGGCTGTAGAAGAGGACGCAGCCCCAACAGAAGAGGCACCGGAGGAGGCCGCAGACACAGAGGCAACTCCTGAAGAAGTGGTAGTGGAGGAGCAAACAGTACCAG TcacagagacagaagaagaagaagtagaacaCGAAGAAGAGGAGGCAGCAGAAGAAG tagCAGAGTTTGTTGAGACAGAGGAACCGCTTCAGGATGAGCCCACAG AAACGTAG
- the LOC141777804 gene encoding uncharacterized protein LOC141777804 isoform X3 — protein MGDPSNPVESVTSPVVTAIPTVIAGEVQDGTKTQSANKNGKKSDSGSSSSFFTWFIVLALLGVWTSVAVVYFDLVDYQGVLDKAKGLQINLSEALQGKLVAYDTDGDGDFDVEDAKVLLGLKEKAVVVTSRHEEAAAPVETAEPEAVFEPEPVYVEDVIEAAVAEDTSAPPPEPEPEVAAESEPEPEPEAEPEAEPEPVETPEVIEEDPEVLEEEEEEAAPAVEEEEVPAVEEEEEVPAVEEEEEVPAVEEEEEALAVEEEEEALAVEEEEEAPAVEEEEEEEEAPAVEEEEEEAAPAVEEEEEEEEAAPAVEEEAVPVEEVAEIMADQPEEEAVEEEEPAAAEETEEEAAAEEVASDVDTLEEESTPTEEAVEEMEEEAAPLEEPAEEPTEEEEAPTEETVEQESAPSEEPAEEDAAPTEETEEESAVEEDAAPTEEAPEEAADTEATPEEVVVEEQTVPVTETEEEEVEHEEEEAAEEVAEFVETEEPLQDEPTET, from the exons ATGGGTGATCCATCGAACCCGGTCGAGTCCGTCACATCTCCTGTCGTCACGGCGATACCCACGGTGATAGCTGGGGAAGTGCAAG ATGGTACTAAAACCCAATCAGCCAATAAGAATGGAAAGAAGTCTGACTCTGGGTCCAGCAGCAGCTTCTTCACCTGGTTCATTGTCCTGGCCCTGCTGGGTGTCTGGACGTCTGTAGCCGTGGTCTACTTCGACCTGGTCGACTATCAGGGAGTCCTTG ACAAGGCTAAGGGCTTACAAATTAACCTGTCTGAGGCCTTGCAAG GTAAACTGGTGGCATACGATACAGATGGCGATGGTGATTTTGATGTCGAGGATGCAAAAGTTCTTCTAG GGCTGAAAGAGAAGGCTGTTGTGGTCACCTCCCGTCATGAAGAGGCCGCTGCCCCGGTGGAGACGGCTGAACCAGAAG ctGTTTTTGAGCCTGAACCTGTTTATGTGGAGGATGTGATTGAAGCTGCCGTAGCCGAGGACACTTCTGCACCACCACCAG AGCCTGAACCTGAGGTAGCAGCCGagtctgaacctgaacctgagcCCGAGGCCGAGCCCGAGGCTGAACCAGAACCTGTGGAGACTCCTGAG GTGATTGAGGAGGATCCAGaggtgctggaggaggaggaagaggaggcggctcctgcagtggaggaggaggaggttcctgcagtggaggaagaggaggaggttcctgcagtggaggaagaggaggaggttcctgcagtggaggaagaggaggaggctcttgcagtggaggaagaggaggaggctcttgcagtggaggaagaggaggaggctcctgcagtggaggaggaggaggaggaggaggaggctcctgcagtggaagaggaagag gaggaggcagctcctgcagtggaagaggaggaggaggaggaggaggcggctcctgcagtggaggaggag GCTGTTCCAGTTGAGGAGGTCGCAGAGATAATGGCAGATCAGCCTGAAGAGGAGGCCGTGGAAGAGGAGGAACCTGCTGCGGCTGAGGAGACCgaggaggaggctgctgctgAAGAGGTGGCATCAGACGTTGACACTTTAGAGGAAGAGAGCACTCCCACAGAAGAAGCTGTcgaggagatggaggaagaggcAGCTCCTTTAGAGGAACCTGCTGAGGAGCCCACTGAAGAGGAGGAAGCTCCAACAGAAGAAACTGTAGAACAGGAGTCAGCGCCTTCAGAGGAACCTGCTGAAGAGGACGCAGCCCCAACAGAAGAAACTGAGGAGGAGTCGGCTGTAGAAGAGGACGCAGCCCCAACAGAAGAGGCACCGGAGGAGGCCGCAGACACAGAGGCAACTCCTGAAGAAGTGGTAGTGGAGGAGCAAACAGTACCAG TcacagagacagaagaagaagaagtagaacaCGAAGAAGAGGAGGCAGCAGAAGAAG tagCAGAGTTTGTTGAGACAGAGGAACCGCTTCAGGATGAGCCCACAG AAACGTAG
- the LOC141777804 gene encoding uncharacterized protein LOC141777804 isoform X1 gives MGDPSNPVESVTSPVVTAIPTVIAGEVQDGTKTQSANKNGKKSDSGSSSSFFTWFIVLALLGVWTSVAVVYFDLVDYQGVLDKAKGLQINLSEALQGKLVAYDTDGDGDFDVEDAKVLLGLKEKAVVVTSRHEEAAAPVETAEPEAVFEPEPVYVEDVIEAAVAEDTSAPPPEPEPEVAAESEPEPEPEAEPEAEPEPVETPEVIEEDPEVLEEEEEEAAPAVEEEEVPAVEEEEEVPAVEEEEEVPAVEEEEEALAVEEEEEALAVEEEEEAPAVEEEEEEEEAPAVEEEEAPAVEEEEEEEEAAPAVEEEEEEEEAAPAVEEEAVPVEEVAEIMADQPEEEAVEEEEPAAAEETEEEAAAEEVASDVDTLEEESTPTEEAVEEMEEEAAPLEEPAEEPTEEEEAPTEETVEQESAPSEEPAEEDAAPTEETEEESAVEEDAAPTEEAPEEAADTEATPEEVVVEEQTVPVTETEEEEVEHEEEEAAEEVAEFVETEEPLQDEPTET, from the exons ATGGGTGATCCATCGAACCCGGTCGAGTCCGTCACATCTCCTGTCGTCACGGCGATACCCACGGTGATAGCTGGGGAAGTGCAAG ATGGTACTAAAACCCAATCAGCCAATAAGAATGGAAAGAAGTCTGACTCTGGGTCCAGCAGCAGCTTCTTCACCTGGTTCATTGTCCTGGCCCTGCTGGGTGTCTGGACGTCTGTAGCCGTGGTCTACTTCGACCTGGTCGACTATCAGGGAGTCCTTG ACAAGGCTAAGGGCTTACAAATTAACCTGTCTGAGGCCTTGCAAG GTAAACTGGTGGCATACGATACAGATGGCGATGGTGATTTTGATGTCGAGGATGCAAAAGTTCTTCTAG GGCTGAAAGAGAAGGCTGTTGTGGTCACCTCCCGTCATGAAGAGGCCGCTGCCCCGGTGGAGACGGCTGAACCAGAAG ctGTTTTTGAGCCTGAACCTGTTTATGTGGAGGATGTGATTGAAGCTGCCGTAGCCGAGGACACTTCTGCACCACCACCAG AGCCTGAACCTGAGGTAGCAGCCGagtctgaacctgaacctgagcCCGAGGCCGAGCCCGAGGCTGAACCAGAACCTGTGGAGACTCCTGAG GTGATTGAGGAGGATCCAGaggtgctggaggaggaggaagaggaggcggctcctgcagtggaggaggaggaggttcctgcagtggaggaagaggaggaggttcctgcagtggaggaagaggaggaggttcctgcagtggaggaagaggaggaggctcttgcagtggaggaagaggaggaggctcttgcagtggaggaagaggaggaggctcctgcagtggaggaggaggaggaggaggaggaggctcctgcagtggaagaggaagaggctcctgcagtggaagaggaagaggaagaggaggaggcagctcctgcagtggaagaggaggaggaggaggaggaggcggctcctgcagtggaggaggag GCTGTTCCAGTTGAGGAGGTCGCAGAGATAATGGCAGATCAGCCTGAAGAGGAGGCCGTGGAAGAGGAGGAACCTGCTGCGGCTGAGGAGACCgaggaggaggctgctgctgAAGAGGTGGCATCAGACGTTGACACTTTAGAGGAAGAGAGCACTCCCACAGAAGAAGCTGTcgaggagatggaggaagaggcAGCTCCTTTAGAGGAACCTGCTGAGGAGCCCACTGAAGAGGAGGAAGCTCCAACAGAAGAAACTGTAGAACAGGAGTCAGCGCCTTCAGAGGAACCTGCTGAAGAGGACGCAGCCCCAACAGAAGAAACTGAGGAGGAGTCGGCTGTAGAAGAGGACGCAGCCCCAACAGAAGAGGCACCGGAGGAGGCCGCAGACACAGAGGCAACTCCTGAAGAAGTGGTAGTGGAGGAGCAAACAGTACCAG TcacagagacagaagaagaagaagtagaacaCGAAGAAGAGGAGGCAGCAGAAGAAG tagCAGAGTTTGTTGAGACAGAGGAACCGCTTCAGGATGAGCCCACAG AAACGTAG
- the LOC141777804 gene encoding uncharacterized protein LOC141777804 isoform X7, with translation MGDPSNPVESVTSPVVTAIPTVIAGEVQDGTKTQSANKNGKKSDSGSSSSFFTWFIVLALLGVWTSVAVVYFDLVDYQGVLGKLVAYDTDGDGDFDVEDAKVLLGLKEKAVVVTSRHEEAAAPVETAEPEAVFEPEPVYVEDVIEAAVAEDTSAPPPEPEPEVAAESEPEPEPEAEPEAEPEPVETPEVIEEDPEVLEEEEEEAAPAVEEEEVPAVEEEEEVPAVEEEEEVPAVEEEEEALAVEEEEEALAVEEEEEAPAVEEEEEEEEAPAVEEEEAPAVEEEEEEEEAAPAVEEEEEEEEAAPAVEEEAVPVEEVAEIMADQPEEEAVEEEEPAAAEETEEEAAAEEVASDVDTLEEESTPTEEAVEEMEEEAAPLEEPAEEPTEEEEAPTEETVEQESAPSEEPAEEDAAPTEETEEESAVEEDAAPTEEAPEEAADTEATPEEVVVEEQTVPVTETEEEEVEHEEEEAAEEVAEFVETEEPLQDEPTET, from the exons ATGGGTGATCCATCGAACCCGGTCGAGTCCGTCACATCTCCTGTCGTCACGGCGATACCCACGGTGATAGCTGGGGAAGTGCAAG ATGGTACTAAAACCCAATCAGCCAATAAGAATGGAAAGAAGTCTGACTCTGGGTCCAGCAGCAGCTTCTTCACCTGGTTCATTGTCCTGGCCCTGCTGGGTGTCTGGACGTCTGTAGCCGTGGTCTACTTCGACCTGGTCGACTATCAGGGAGTCCTTG GTAAACTGGTGGCATACGATACAGATGGCGATGGTGATTTTGATGTCGAGGATGCAAAAGTTCTTCTAG GGCTGAAAGAGAAGGCTGTTGTGGTCACCTCCCGTCATGAAGAGGCCGCTGCCCCGGTGGAGACGGCTGAACCAGAAG ctGTTTTTGAGCCTGAACCTGTTTATGTGGAGGATGTGATTGAAGCTGCCGTAGCCGAGGACACTTCTGCACCACCACCAG AGCCTGAACCTGAGGTAGCAGCCGagtctgaacctgaacctgagcCCGAGGCCGAGCCCGAGGCTGAACCAGAACCTGTGGAGACTCCTGAG GTGATTGAGGAGGATCCAGaggtgctggaggaggaggaagaggaggcggctcctgcagtggaggaggaggaggttcctgcagtggaggaagaggaggaggttcctgcagtggaggaagaggaggaggttcctgcagtggaggaagaggaggaggctcttgcagtggaggaagaggaggaggctcttgcagtggaggaagaggaggaggctcctgcagtggaggaggaggaggaggaggaggaggctcctgcagtggaagaggaagaggctcctgcagtggaagaggaagaggaagaggaggaggcagctcctgcagtggaagaggaggaggaggaggaggaggcggctcctgcagtggaggaggag GCTGTTCCAGTTGAGGAGGTCGCAGAGATAATGGCAGATCAGCCTGAAGAGGAGGCCGTGGAAGAGGAGGAACCTGCTGCGGCTGAGGAGACCgaggaggaggctgctgctgAAGAGGTGGCATCAGACGTTGACACTTTAGAGGAAGAGAGCACTCCCACAGAAGAAGCTGTcgaggagatggaggaagaggcAGCTCCTTTAGAGGAACCTGCTGAGGAGCCCACTGAAGAGGAGGAAGCTCCAACAGAAGAAACTGTAGAACAGGAGTCAGCGCCTTCAGAGGAACCTGCTGAAGAGGACGCAGCCCCAACAGAAGAAACTGAGGAGGAGTCGGCTGTAGAAGAGGACGCAGCCCCAACAGAAGAGGCACCGGAGGAGGCCGCAGACACAGAGGCAACTCCTGAAGAAGTGGTAGTGGAGGAGCAAACAGTACCAG TcacagagacagaagaagaagaagtagaacaCGAAGAAGAGGAGGCAGCAGAAGAAG tagCAGAGTTTGTTGAGACAGAGGAACCGCTTCAGGATGAGCCCACAG AAACGTAG
- the LOC141777804 gene encoding uncharacterized protein LOC141777804 isoform X11 — MGDPSNPVESVTSPVVTAIPTVIAGEVQDGTKTQSANKNGKKSDSGSSSSFFTWFIVLALLGVWTSVAVVYFDLVDYQGVLDKAKGLQINLSEALQGKLVAYDTDGDGDFDVEDAKVLLGLKEKAVVVTSRHEEAAAPVETAEPEAVFEPEPVYVEDVIEAAVAEDTSAPPPEPEPEVAAESEPEPEPEAEPEAEPEPVETPEVIEEDPEVLEEEEEEAAPAVEEEEVPAVEEEEEVPAVEEEEEVPAVEEEEEALAVEEEEEALAVEEEEEAPAVEEEEEEEEAPAEEEEEAAPAVEEEAVPVEEVAEIMADQPEEEAVEEEEPAAAEETEEEAAAEEVASDVDTLEEESTPTEEAVEEMEEEAAPLEEPAEEPTEEEEAPTEETVEQESAPSEEPAEEDAAPTEETEEESAVEEDAAPTEEAPEEAADTEATPEEVVVEEQTVPVTETEEEEVEHEEEEAAEEVAEFVETEEPLQDEPTET, encoded by the exons ATGGGTGATCCATCGAACCCGGTCGAGTCCGTCACATCTCCTGTCGTCACGGCGATACCCACGGTGATAGCTGGGGAAGTGCAAG ATGGTACTAAAACCCAATCAGCCAATAAGAATGGAAAGAAGTCTGACTCTGGGTCCAGCAGCAGCTTCTTCACCTGGTTCATTGTCCTGGCCCTGCTGGGTGTCTGGACGTCTGTAGCCGTGGTCTACTTCGACCTGGTCGACTATCAGGGAGTCCTTG ACAAGGCTAAGGGCTTACAAATTAACCTGTCTGAGGCCTTGCAAG GTAAACTGGTGGCATACGATACAGATGGCGATGGTGATTTTGATGTCGAGGATGCAAAAGTTCTTCTAG GGCTGAAAGAGAAGGCTGTTGTGGTCACCTCCCGTCATGAAGAGGCCGCTGCCCCGGTGGAGACGGCTGAACCAGAAG ctGTTTTTGAGCCTGAACCTGTTTATGTGGAGGATGTGATTGAAGCTGCCGTAGCCGAGGACACTTCTGCACCACCACCAG AGCCTGAACCTGAGGTAGCAGCCGagtctgaacctgaacctgagcCCGAGGCCGAGCCCGAGGCTGAACCAGAACCTGTGGAGACTCCTGAG GTGATTGAGGAGGATCCAGaggtgctggaggaggaggaagaggaggcggctcctgcagtggaggaggaggaggttcctgcagtggaggaagaggaggaggttcctgcagtggaggaagaggaggaggttcctgcagtggaggaagaggaggaggctcttgcagtggaggaagaggaggaggctcttgcagtggaggaagaggaggaggctcctgcagtggaggaggaggaggaggaggaggaggctcctgca gaggaggaggaggaggcggctcctgcagtggaggaggag GCTGTTCCAGTTGAGGAGGTCGCAGAGATAATGGCAGATCAGCCTGAAGAGGAGGCCGTGGAAGAGGAGGAACCTGCTGCGGCTGAGGAGACCgaggaggaggctgctgctgAAGAGGTGGCATCAGACGTTGACACTTTAGAGGAAGAGAGCACTCCCACAGAAGAAGCTGTcgaggagatggaggaagaggcAGCTCCTTTAGAGGAACCTGCTGAGGAGCCCACTGAAGAGGAGGAAGCTCCAACAGAAGAAACTGTAGAACAGGAGTCAGCGCCTTCAGAGGAACCTGCTGAAGAGGACGCAGCCCCAACAGAAGAAACTGAGGAGGAGTCGGCTGTAGAAGAGGACGCAGCCCCAACAGAAGAGGCACCGGAGGAGGCCGCAGACACAGAGGCAACTCCTGAAGAAGTGGTAGTGGAGGAGCAAACAGTACCAG TcacagagacagaagaagaagaagtagaacaCGAAGAAGAGGAGGCAGCAGAAGAAG tagCAGAGTTTGTTGAGACAGAGGAACCGCTTCAGGATGAGCCCACAG AAACGTAG
- the LOC141777804 gene encoding uncharacterized protein LOC141777804 isoform X5, protein MGDPSNPVESVTSPVVTAIPTVIAGEVQDGTKTQSANKNGKKSDSGSSSSFFTWFIVLALLGVWTSVAVVYFDLVDYQGVLDKAKGLQINLSEALQGKLVAYDTDGDGDFDVEDAKVLLGLKEKAVVVTSRHEEAAAPVETAEPEAVFEPEPVYVEDVIEAAVAEDTSAPPPEPEPEVAAESEPEPEPEAEPEAEPEPVETPEVIEEDPEVLEEEEEEAAPAVEEEEVPAVEEEEEVPAVEEEEEVPAVEEEEEALAVEEEEEALAVEEEEEAPAVEEEEEEEEAPAEEEEAAPAVEEEEEEEEAAPAVEEEAVPVEEVAEIMADQPEEEAVEEEEPAAAEETEEEAAAEEVASDVDTLEEESTPTEEAVEEMEEEAAPLEEPAEEPTEEEEAPTEETVEQESAPSEEPAEEDAAPTEETEEESAVEEDAAPTEEAPEEAADTEATPEEVVVEEQTVPVTETEEEEVEHEEEEAAEEVAEFVETEEPLQDEPTET, encoded by the exons ATGGGTGATCCATCGAACCCGGTCGAGTCCGTCACATCTCCTGTCGTCACGGCGATACCCACGGTGATAGCTGGGGAAGTGCAAG ATGGTACTAAAACCCAATCAGCCAATAAGAATGGAAAGAAGTCTGACTCTGGGTCCAGCAGCAGCTTCTTCACCTGGTTCATTGTCCTGGCCCTGCTGGGTGTCTGGACGTCTGTAGCCGTGGTCTACTTCGACCTGGTCGACTATCAGGGAGTCCTTG ACAAGGCTAAGGGCTTACAAATTAACCTGTCTGAGGCCTTGCAAG GTAAACTGGTGGCATACGATACAGATGGCGATGGTGATTTTGATGTCGAGGATGCAAAAGTTCTTCTAG GGCTGAAAGAGAAGGCTGTTGTGGTCACCTCCCGTCATGAAGAGGCCGCTGCCCCGGTGGAGACGGCTGAACCAGAAG ctGTTTTTGAGCCTGAACCTGTTTATGTGGAGGATGTGATTGAAGCTGCCGTAGCCGAGGACACTTCTGCACCACCACCAG AGCCTGAACCTGAGGTAGCAGCCGagtctgaacctgaacctgagcCCGAGGCCGAGCCCGAGGCTGAACCAGAACCTGTGGAGACTCCTGAG GTGATTGAGGAGGATCCAGaggtgctggaggaggaggaagaggaggcggctcctgcagtggaggaggaggaggttcctgcagtggaggaagaggaggaggttcctgcagtggaggaagaggaggaggttcctgcagtggaggaagaggaggaggctcttgcagtggaggaagaggaggaggctcttgcagtggaggaagaggaggaggctcctgcagtggaggaggaggaggaggaggaggaggctcctgca gaagaggaggaggcagctcctgcagtggaagaggaggaggaggaggaggaggcggctcctgcagtggaggaggag GCTGTTCCAGTTGAGGAGGTCGCAGAGATAATGGCAGATCAGCCTGAAGAGGAGGCCGTGGAAGAGGAGGAACCTGCTGCGGCTGAGGAGACCgaggaggaggctgctgctgAAGAGGTGGCATCAGACGTTGACACTTTAGAGGAAGAGAGCACTCCCACAGAAGAAGCTGTcgaggagatggaggaagaggcAGCTCCTTTAGAGGAACCTGCTGAGGAGCCCACTGAAGAGGAGGAAGCTCCAACAGAAGAAACTGTAGAACAGGAGTCAGCGCCTTCAGAGGAACCTGCTGAAGAGGACGCAGCCCCAACAGAAGAAACTGAGGAGGAGTCGGCTGTAGAAGAGGACGCAGCCCCAACAGAAGAGGCACCGGAGGAGGCCGCAGACACAGAGGCAACTCCTGAAGAAGTGGTAGTGGAGGAGCAAACAGTACCAG TcacagagacagaagaagaagaagtagaacaCGAAGAAGAGGAGGCAGCAGAAGAAG tagCAGAGTTTGTTGAGACAGAGGAACCGCTTCAGGATGAGCCCACAG AAACGTAG
- the LOC141777804 gene encoding uncharacterized protein LOC141777804 isoform X10 codes for MGDPSNPVESVTSPVVTAIPTVIAGEVQDGTKTQSANKNGKKSDSGSSSSFFTWFIVLALLGVWTSVAVVYFDLVDYQGVLDKAKGLQINLSEALQGKLVAYDTDGDGDFDVEDAKVLLGLKEKAVVVTSRHEEAAAPVETAEPEAVFEPEPVYVEDVIEAAVAEDTSAPPPEPEPEVAAESEPEPEPEAEPEAEPEPVETPEVIEEDPEVLEEEEEEAAPAVEEEEVPAVEEEEEVPAVEEEEEVPAVEEEEEALAVEEEEEALAEEEEEEAPAEEEEAAPAVEEEEEEEEAAPAVEEEAVPVEEVAEIMADQPEEEAVEEEEPAAAEETEEEAAAEEVASDVDTLEEESTPTEEAVEEMEEEAAPLEEPAEEPTEEEEAPTEETVEQESAPSEEPAEEDAAPTEETEEESAVEEDAAPTEEAPEEAADTEATPEEVVVEEQTVPVTETEEEEVEHEEEEAAEEVAEFVETEEPLQDEPTET; via the exons ATGGGTGATCCATCGAACCCGGTCGAGTCCGTCACATCTCCTGTCGTCACGGCGATACCCACGGTGATAGCTGGGGAAGTGCAAG ATGGTACTAAAACCCAATCAGCCAATAAGAATGGAAAGAAGTCTGACTCTGGGTCCAGCAGCAGCTTCTTCACCTGGTTCATTGTCCTGGCCCTGCTGGGTGTCTGGACGTCTGTAGCCGTGGTCTACTTCGACCTGGTCGACTATCAGGGAGTCCTTG ACAAGGCTAAGGGCTTACAAATTAACCTGTCTGAGGCCTTGCAAG GTAAACTGGTGGCATACGATACAGATGGCGATGGTGATTTTGATGTCGAGGATGCAAAAGTTCTTCTAG GGCTGAAAGAGAAGGCTGTTGTGGTCACCTCCCGTCATGAAGAGGCCGCTGCCCCGGTGGAGACGGCTGAACCAGAAG ctGTTTTTGAGCCTGAACCTGTTTATGTGGAGGATGTGATTGAAGCTGCCGTAGCCGAGGACACTTCTGCACCACCACCAG AGCCTGAACCTGAGGTAGCAGCCGagtctgaacctgaacctgagcCCGAGGCCGAGCCCGAGGCTGAACCAGAACCTGTGGAGACTCCTGAG GTGATTGAGGAGGATCCAGaggtgctggaggaggaggaagaggaggcggctcctgcagtggaggaggaggaggttcctgcagtggaggaagaggaggaggttcctgcagtggaggaagaggaggaggttcctgcagtggaggaagaggaggaggctcttgcagtggaggaagaggaggaggctcttgca gaggaggaggaggaggaggctcctgca gaagaggaggaggcagctcctgcagtggaagaggaggaggaggaggaggaggcggctcctgcagtggaggaggag GCTGTTCCAGTTGAGGAGGTCGCAGAGATAATGGCAGATCAGCCTGAAGAGGAGGCCGTGGAAGAGGAGGAACCTGCTGCGGCTGAGGAGACCgaggaggaggctgctgctgAAGAGGTGGCATCAGACGTTGACACTTTAGAGGAAGAGAGCACTCCCACAGAAGAAGCTGTcgaggagatggaggaagaggcAGCTCCTTTAGAGGAACCTGCTGAGGAGCCCACTGAAGAGGAGGAAGCTCCAACAGAAGAAACTGTAGAACAGGAGTCAGCGCCTTCAGAGGAACCTGCTGAAGAGGACGCAGCCCCAACAGAAGAAACTGAGGAGGAGTCGGCTGTAGAAGAGGACGCAGCCCCAACAGAAGAGGCACCGGAGGAGGCCGCAGACACAGAGGCAACTCCTGAAGAAGTGGTAGTGGAGGAGCAAACAGTACCAG TcacagagacagaagaagaagaagtagaacaCGAAGAAGAGGAGGCAGCAGAAGAAG tagCAGAGTTTGTTGAGACAGAGGAACCGCTTCAGGATGAGCCCACAG AAACGTAG